Proteins encoded by one window of Hylaeus volcanicus isolate JK05 chromosome 7, UHH_iyHylVolc1.0_haploid, whole genome shotgun sequence:
- the LOC128879303 gene encoding 60S acidic ribosomal protein P2, whose protein sequence is MRYVAAYLLAVLGGKASPSQNDIEKILSSVGIETDGEKLKKVISELNGKSIDDLISQGREKLSSMPIGGGAAAPAGAAAAAPAAPAEEKKEEKKPAKEESESDDDDLGFGLFD, encoded by the exons atgCGTTACGTGGCCGCTTATCTTTTAGCTGTTCTAGGAGGCAAAGCCTCTCCTAGTCAAAATGATATCGAAAAGATTTTGTCATCCGTTGGAATTGAAACAGATGGTGAGAAGCTCAAGAAGGTTATATCAGAACTGAATGGAAAGTCAATCGATGATTTGATCTCACAAG GACGCGAGAAATTATCATCCATGCCAATTGGTGGTGGTGCTGCCGCTCCAGCTGGAGCTGCTGCTGCTGCCCCAGCTGCCCCagcagaagaaaagaaag AGGAGAAGAAACCAGCAAAAGAAGAATCTGAATCAGACGACGATGACTTGGGCTTTGGTCTCTTCGATTAA
- the LOC128879302 gene encoding ribonuclease P protein subunit p29: MAESNRSICLTLPNSITRQISTCKNSEQYITNFLQNTLPSNDTCSIQDELRKSLILSKHKSKWNKKKRCKGKLLTSRKRMQLGLRKIGCKTNMKYNDLLPLNQLWLNYMQQMLGDKFFNNVPKDPTDSNWETVNQQLIKADFHGAEVSVVESKCPSLIGISGIVIQDTKTTFRICGKDNVIRTVPKDVVVMNICLNGVKLEFFGKDLSIRPTERTIKKLKSGRVYEL; this comes from the exons ATGGCAGAATCAAatc GTAGTATATGTTTAACACTGCCTAATAGTATAACAAGACAAATTAGTACGTGTAAAAACAGCGAACAATATATAAcaaactttttacaaaatacattgcCATCTAATGATACTTGCTCTATACAAGACGAATTGAGGAAG tcACTTATACTCAGTAAACATAAAagtaaatggaataaaaagaaaagatgtAAGGGGAAGCTGTTGACCAGTAGAAAACGAATGCAACTTGGTTTGCGTAAAATTGGTTGTAAAactaatatgaaatataatgatTTGTTACCATTAAATCAATTATGGTTAAATTATATGCAACAAATGCTGGGTGAcaagttttttaataatgtacCAAAAGATCCTACAGATTCTAATTGGGAAACAGTTAatcaacaattaattaaagcaGATTTCCATGGTGCCGAAGTGTCAGTTGTTGAATCAAAATGCCCTAGTTTAATTGGAATAAGTGGAATAGTTATACAAGATACTAAAACTACCTTCAGAATATGTGGAAAAGACAATGTCATTAGAA CTGTACCTAAGGATGTGGttgttatgaatatttgtttaaatggaGTAAAACTAGAATTCTTTGGAAAAGATCTTTCTATTAGACCTACTGaacgaacaataaaaaaattaaagagtgGACGAGTCTATGAACTCTGA
- the LOC128879301 gene encoding clathrin heavy chain, whose protein sequence is MTQLLPIRFQEHLQLTAVGINANNVSFNTLTMESDKFICVREKVGDTAQVVIIDMNDSANPIRRPISADSAIMNPASKVIALKALKTLQIFNIEMKSKMKAHTMTEDVVFWKWISLNTLALVTDTAVYHWSMEGESTPNKMFDRHSSLNGCQIINYRTDPKQTWLLLIGISAQHNRVVGAMQLYSVERKCSQPIEGHAASFAQFKMEGNAEPSNLFCFAVRTVQGAKLHIIEVGQPPAGNHPFPKKAVDVFFPPEAGNDFPVAMQVSSKYDVIYLITKYGYIHMYDIESATCIFMNRISGETIFVTAPHEASGGIIGVNRKGQVLSVSVDEENIIPYINGVLQNPELALRMAVRNNLSGAEDLFVRKFNMLFQNGQYAEAAKVAANAPKGILRTPTTIQRFQQVPATQGQTSPLLQYFGILLDQGQLNKYESLELCRPVLVQGRKQLLEKWLKEDKLECSEELGDLVKQADPTLALSVYLRANVPNKVIQCFAETGQFQKIVLYAKKVSYTPDYIFLLRNVMRINPDQGVAFAQMLVQDEEPLADINQIVDIFMEQNMVQQCTAFLLDALKNNWPSEGPLQTRLLEMNLMSAPQVADAILGNQMFTHYDRAHIAQLCEKAGLLQRALEHYTDLYDIKRAVVHTHLLSPDWLVGFFGTLSVEDSLECLKAMLTANIRQNLQICIQIATKYHEQLTTKALIDLFESFKSYEGLFYFLGSIVNFSQDQEVHFKYIQAACKTGQIKEVERICRESNCYNPERVKNFLKEAKLSDQLPLIIVCDRFDFVHDLVLYLYRNNLQKYIEIYVQKVNPSRLPVVVGGLLDVDCSEDIIKNLILVVRGQFSTDELVEEVEKRNRLKLLLPWLESRVHEGCVEPATHNALAKIYIDSNNNPERFLKENQFYDSRVVGKYCEKRDPHLACIAYERGQCDRELISVCNENSLFKSEARYLVRRRDPDLWAEVLLESNPYKRQLIDQVVQTALSETQDPEDISVTVKAFMTADLPNELIELLEKIVLDSSVFSDHRNLQNLLILTAIKADRTRVMEYINRLDNYDAPDIANIAINNELYEEAFAIFKKFDVNTSAIQVLIEQVNNLDRAYEFAERCNESPVWSQLARAQLQQGLVKEAIDSFIKADDPSAYVDVVETAHRTSHWEDLVRYLQMARKKARESFIESELIYAYARTNRLADLEEFISGPNHADIQKIGDRCFDDKMYDAAKLLYNNVSNFARLAITLVHLKEFQGAVDSARKANSTRTWKEVCFACVDSGEFRLAQMCGLHIVVHADELEDLINYYQDRGHFEELINLLEAALGLERAHMGMFTELAILYSKYKPQRMREHLELFWSRVNIPKVLHAAEQAHLWAELVFLYDKYDEYDNAVLAMMQHPTEAWREGHFKDVITKVANVELYYKAIQFYVEYKPLLLNDILLVLAPRMDHTRGVAYFKRTGHLQLVKSYLRSVQALNNKAINEALNSLLIDEEDYQGLRTSIDAFDNFDNIALAQQLEKHELIEFRRIAAYLYKGNNRWKQSVELCKKDRLFRDAMEYAAESRNSEVAQELLEWFLERGSKDCFAACLFHCYDLLHPDVILELSWRNRILHFAMPYLIQVAREYISKVDKLEEAESRRLEETDHQEHKPMIMPEPQLMLTAGPGMMAPGYAPQGVYGAPPQNVYAPTAAAYQGYGM, encoded by the exons ATGACGCAGTTACTACCCATAAGGTTTCAAGAACATCTCCAG CTTACAGCTGTTGGAATTAATGCTAACAATGTTAGCTTTAACACACTCACTATGGAATCTGATAAGTTTATTTGTGTCAGAGAGAAAGTTGGTGATACCGCACAGGTAGTTATTATCGACATGAATGATTCTGCTAATCCCATTAGAAGACCTATTTCTGCAGATTCTGCAATCATGAATCCAGCAAGTAAAGTCATCGCTTTGAAAG CACTGAAAACACTCCAGATCTTTAACATAGAGATGAAATCAAAAATGAAAGCTCATACGATGACAGAAGATGTCGTGTTTTGGAAGTGGATATCTTTAAATACTCTGGCATTAGTAACAGACACCGCAGTATATCATTGGTCCATGGAAGGAGAATCGACtccgaataaaatgtttgatcGACATTCCTCGTTAAATGGTTGTCAAATAATCAACTACAGAACTGATCCAAAGCAAACGTGGCTTTTATTGATTGGTATTTCTGCTCAGCATAATAGAGTGGTTGGCGCCATGCAGCTTTATTCCGTTGAAAGAAAGTGTTCCCAACCGATCGAAGGACACGCGGCTTCTTTTGCCCAATTTAAAATGGAAGGAAACGCAGAACCGAGTAACTTGTTCTGTTTCGCTGTTAGAACAGTTCAGGGTGCAAAGCTTCACATTATCGAAGTAGGTCAACCTCCTGCTGGTAATCATCCTTTCCCAAAGAAGGCAGTAGACGTATTTTTCCCGCCAGAAGCTGGAAATGATTTTCCTGTAGCGATGCAAGTCAGTTCAAAGTATGATGTTATATATCTAATAACGAAATATGGCTACATACACATGTACGATATCGAATCTgcaacatgtatatttatgaatcgCATATCtggagaaacaatttttgtcaCTGCTCCGCACGAAGCATCTGGCGGAATAATAGGAGTGAATCGAAAAGGTCAAGTATTATCTGTATCTGTCGATGAAGAAAACATAATCCCATACATAAATGGTGTGCTGCAAAATCCCGAACTTGCATTGCGAATGGCCGTGAGAAACAATTTATCAGGAGCTGAGGATTTATTCGTGAGGAAATTTAATATGCTTTTTCAAAATGGACAATACGCAGAGGCAGCAAAAGTTGCAGCAAATGCTCCAAAAGGAATACTTCGAACTCCGACAACTATTCAACGATTCCAACAA gTACCAGCTACACAAGGACAAACATCACCTTTGTTGCAATATTTTGGAATACTTTTGGATCAAGgacaattaaacaaatatgaatCTTTAGAATTATGTCGCCCAGTGCTTGTACAAGGACGTAAACAACTTCTTGAGAAATGgttgaaagaagataaacTAGAGTGTAGCGAAGAATTGGGCGACTTGGTGAAACAAGCTGATCCAACATTAGCTCTTAGTGTTTACTTAAGAGCTAATGTTCCCAATAAAGTTATACAATGCTTTGCAGAAACTGGTCAATTCCAAAAAATAGTATTATACGCGAAGAAAGTTTCATACACTCCggattatatatttttgttaagaaaTGTCATGAGAATAAATCCTGACCAGGGTGTAGCATTTGCCCAAATGTTGGTTCAAGACGAGGAACCTTTAGCTGATATCAACcaa ATTGTGGATATATTCATGGAGCAAAACATGGTGCAACAGTGTACAGCATTTTTGTTAGatgctttaaaaaataattggcCGAGCGAAGGACCTTTACAAACGCGtcttttagaaatgaatttgatgTCTGCTCCGCAAGTTGCCGATGCGATCTTAGGGAACCAAATGTTTACTCATTACGACAGAGCTCATATCGCGCAATTATGCGAAAAAGCTGGATTGTTACAGCGCGCTTTGGAACATTACACCGATTTGTACGATATTAAAAGAGCTGTTGTTCATACACACTTACTCTCTCCAGATTGGCTTGTTGGATTTTTTGGAACATTATCCGTTGAAGATTCTCTAGAGTGTTTGAAAGCAATGTTAACTGCTAATATAagacaaaatttacaaatttgtattcaaatcgCGACAAAGTATCACGAACAGTTGACCACTAAGGCATTGATAG atttattcgaaagtttTAAATCGTACGAAGGATTGTTTTACTTCTTGGGATCTATCGTTAACTTTAGCCAGGACCAGGAAGTGCACTTTAAATACATTCAAGCAGCTTGTAAGACTGGACAAATTAAAGAAGTCGAAAGAATTTGTAGAGAAAGTAATTGTTATAATCCAGAACGCGTGAAAAACTTCCTCAAGGAAGCAAAATTGTCTGATCAGTTACCTTTAATAATTGTGTGCGACCGATTTGATTTCGTGCACGATCTTGTACTCTACCTTTACCGAAATAACTTGCAGAAgtacattgaaatttatgttcAAAAA GTAAATCCATCACGTTTGCCAGTTGTAGTAGGTGGTTTGTTGGATGTTGATTGTTCAGAGGATATAATAAAGAATCTAATTTTGGTAGTACGCGGACAATTTTCGACTGATGAACTCGTAGAAGAAGTTGAGAAAAGGAATCGTTTGAAACTCTTGCTTCCATGGCTGGAGTCTCGTGTTCATGAAGGTTGTGTTGAGCCCGCGACGCATAATGCATTGGCGAAAATATACATTGACAGTAATAATAACCCTGAAAGATTTCTCAA ggAGAATCAGTTTTATGACAGTAGAGTAGTAGGGAAGTATTGTGAGAAACGTGATCCGCACTTAGCATGCATCGCATATGAGCGTGGTCAGTGTGATCGGGAGTTGATAAGCGTTTGCAACGAAAATAGTCTTTTCAAAAGCGAAGCCAGATACTTGGTACGACGCAGAGATCCTGATTTGTGGGCTGAGGTTCTTCTGGAAAGCAACCCATACAAAAGGCAACTAATAGATCAG GTTGTGCAAACAGCTTTGTCAGAAACTCAAGATCCTGAGGATATATCCGTTACTGTGAAAGCCTTCATGACTGCTGATTTGCCAAATGAGCTTATCGAACTCCTTGAGAAAATTGTACTCGACAGCAGTGTTTTCAGCGATCATCGTAATTTACAAAACCTCTTAATCCTAACAGCAATAAAAGCTGATCGTACGCGCGTAATGGAATATATAAATCGATTGGATAATTATGATGCTCCTGATATCGCTAACATAGCTATTAACAATGAACTATACGAAGAAGCTTTCGCTATCTTTAAGAAATTCGATGTTAACACGTCAGCTATTCAAGTTCTAATCGAGCAAGTTAATAACTTAGACAGAGCTTATGAATTTGCTGAAAG gtGTAATGAATCACCAGTATGGTCTCAGTTAGCTAGAGCACAGTTGCAACAAGGTTTAGTTAAAGAAGCCATCGACAGTTTCATTAAAGCAGATGATCCATCAGCATACGTCGACGTTGTCGAGACTGCACATCGAACCTCTCACTGGGAAGACTTAGTTCGTTACTTGCAGATGGCCCGTAAGAAAGCGCGTGAATCTTTTATCGAAAGCGAATTAATATATGCATACGCAAGAACCAATAGGCTTGCAGATCTTGAGGAATTCATTTCTGGGCCTAATCATGCTGATATACAAAAG attGGCGATAGATGTTTCGATGACAAGATGTACGATGCTGCGAAACTTTTGTACAACAATGTATCGAATTTTGCACGATTAGCTATTACGCTTGTTCACTTGAAAGAATTCCAAGGTGCCGTTGACAGTGCTCGGAAAGCAAATTCAACTCGCACTTGGAAAGAAGTATGTTTCGCTTGCGTGGACAGCGGAGAGTTTCGATTAGCACAAATGTGTGGATTACACATAGTTGTACATGCTGATGAACTCgaggatttaattaattattatcaagaTCGAGGACATTTCGAAGAACTTATTAATCTCTTAGAAGCTGCACTAGGACTTGAAAGAGCACATATGGGAATGTTTACTGAATTAGCTATACTTTATAGCAAATATAAACCTCAACGAATGAGAGAGCATCTCGAACTCTTCTGGTCCCGCGTTAATATACCAAAG GTACTTCATGCAGCAGAACAAGCACATTTATGGGCAGAActtgtatttttgtatgataAATATGACGAATATGATAATGCAGTACTCGCAATGATGCAACATCCTACAGAAGCATGGCGAGAAGGCCACTTTAAGGACGTAATAACTAAAGTGGCAAACGTCGAACTTTATTACAAAGCTATACAGTTTTATGTTGAATATAAACCTCTACTTTTGAACGATATATTACTCGTACTTGCTCCGCGTATGGATCATACAAGAGGAGTTGCATATTTCAAACGGACAGGGCATTTACAACTTGTAAAATCATACTTAAGATCAGTTCAAGCTTTGAACAACAAAGCAATTAACGAAGCATTAAACAGTCTACTTATCGATGAAGAAGATTATCAAGGTCTCAGAACATCGATTGATGCGTTCGATAATTTCGATAATATTGCACTGGCACAACAATTGGAGAAACATGAATTAATCGAGTTTAGAAGGATTGCTGCATATTTATATAAGGGAAATAATAGATGGAAACAGTCAGTGGAACTTTGTAAGAAGGACCGACTTTTTAG AGATGCTATGGAATACGCCGCGGAATCTCGAAATTCCGAAGTCGCCCAAGAATTATTAGAGTGGTTCTTGGAAAGAGGATCGAAGGATTGTTTTGCAGCATGCCTGTTTCATTGTTATGATTTGCTTCATCCAGATGTTATTCTAGAACTTTCATGGAGAAATCGCATTTTACACTTCGCCATGCCTTACCTTATACAAGTCGCACGAGAATATATTTCCAAG GTTGATAAACTGGAGGAAGCTGAAAGTCGGCGTCTCGAAGAAACTGATCATCAAGAACACAAGCCTATGATTAtgc CTGAGCCTCAGTTGATGCTGACAGCAGGACCAGGTATGATGGCACCTGGTTATGCTCCACAAGGTGTATACGGTGCGCCTCCGCAGAATGTTTATGCGCCTACAGCTGCAGCGTATCAGGGCTATGGTATGTGA